TGGAGATGAAGAATTCGAGCACGGTCAGCCCCTCGCGGAAGTTGGACTTGATCGGCACCTCGATGATCCGCCCCGACGGGTTGGCCATGAGCCCGCGCATCCCGGCCAGCTGGGTGATCTGCGCCACGCTCCCGCGCGCTCCGGAGTTGGCCATCATGTAGATGGAGTTGAACTTGTCGAGGGAGGCCATGAGCGCCTCGGTCACCTTCTCCTTCGTCTCGCTCCAGATGGAGATGACCTTGTCGTAGCGCTCGTCTTCCGTAATCAGGCCGCGGCGGTACTGGCGCATCACCGTCTCGACGCGCTGCTCGGCCTCGGCGAGGAGCGCCTTCTTCTCCTCCGGAACAATGATGTCGGAGATCGCGATGGTGATCCCGGCCTTCGTCGAGTAGGCGAAGCCAAGCTCCTTGATCTTGTCGAGGATTTCGGCCGTCTTCGTCGTGCCGAAGCGGCGGAACACCTCGTGGATGATCGTGCCGAGGAACTTCTTCTTGATCGCGCCGCGGTCCTCGATCTTCTTCACGAATTCGCGGACGTCGACGCCCTTGTCATAGATGAAGTATTCGTCGGGCACGCCGTGCTTGAGGTTCTCCTCGGTCGGCGTGTTGATGAACGGGAACTCCGGCGGGAAGACCTCGTTGAAGATGATCTTCCCGACGGTGGTGACCATGAGGGCCTCCCACTGCCGGTCGGTGAAGGTCTCCTTGGCCTTCTTCAGCCCCTTGGCCGGCACGGCGATCTTGGCGTGGAGAGCGATGTGGCCCATCTGGTAGGCGTGGATGGCCTCGTCGGCCGAGGCGAACACCTTGCCCTCGCCCTTGGCCCCCTCCTTCTCGATCGTCAGGTAGTAGGTCCCGAGGACCATGTCCTGGGTCGGCGTGACGACCGGCTTGCCGTCCTTCGGGTTGAGGATGTTGTTGGTGGCCAGCATGAGGATGCGCGCTTCGGCCTGGGCTTCGGCCGACAGCGGCACATGGACGGCCATCTGGTCGCCGTCAAAGTCGGCGTTGTACGCCGTGCACACGAGCGGGTGCAGCTTGATGGCCCGCCCCTCGACGAGCACCGGCTCAAAGGCCTGGATCCCGAGGCGGTGCAGCGTCGGCGCGCGGTTGAGGAGGACGGGGTGCTCCTTGATCACTTCCTCCAGCACGTCCCACACTTCCGGCTGGACGCGCTCCACCTTGCGCTTGGCCGACTTGATGTTGTGGGCCAGGCCCTTGGCCACCAGCTCCTTCATCACGAAGGGCTTGAACAGCTCGAGGGCCATCTCCTTGGGCAGGCCGCACTGGTACATCTTCAGCTGCGGCCCGACGACGATCACCGAGCGGCCGGAGTAGTCGACGCGCTTGCCGAGCAGGTTCTGGCGGAAGCGCCCCTGCTTGCCCTTCAGCATGTGGCTGAGGGACTTGAGGGGCCGGTTGCCGGGGCCGGTCACCGGGCGGCCGCGGCGGCCGTTGTCGATGAGGGCATCCACCGCCTCCTGCAGCATGCGCTTTTCGTTCTGGACGATGATGTCCGGCGCGCCGAGCTCGAGAAGCCGCTTCAAGCGGTTGTTGCGGTTGATCACCCGGCGGTACAGGTCGTTCAGGTCGGAGGTGGCAAAGCGGCCCCCGTCGAGCTGCACCATCGGGCGCAGCTCCGGCGGGATGACCGGCAGCACCTCGAGGATCATCCACTCGGGGCGGTTGCCCGACGAGCGGAAGGCCTCGAGAACCTCGAGGCGCTTGATGATGCGGTTGCGTCGCTGCCCCTGGGCCGTGCGCAGCTCCTCTTTCAGCTTCTCGATCTCCTTGTCGAGGTCGATCTCGGCGAGGAGCTTCTTGATCGCCTCGGCGCCCATGCCCGCCTGGAAGGCATTGCCGTACTTCTCGCGGTAGGCGCGGTACTCCTTCTCCGACAGGAGCTGCTTCTTCTCCAGCGGCGTGTCACCCGGATCGGTCACCACGTAGGAAGCAAAGTAGATGACCTCTTCCAGGGCCCGCGGCGACATGTCGAGGACGAGCCCCATGCGGCTGGGAATGCCCTTCAGGAACCAGATGTGGGAGACGGGAGCGGCCAGCTCGATGTGGCCCATCCGCTCCCGGCGCACGATGGAGCGCGTCACCTCGACGCCGCAGCGATCGCAGATGACCCCCTTGTAGCGCACGCGGCGGTACTTGCCGCAATGGCATTCCCAGTCCTTCGTGGGCCCGAAGATGCGCTCGCAGAACAGCCCGTCTTTCTCCGGCTTGAGGGTGCGGTAGTTGATCGTCTCCGGCTTCTTCACTTCGCCGTACGACCACGAGCGGATCTGCTCCGGAGAGGCAAGGCCGATCTTGATGTACTCAAAGTTGTTGACGTCCAGCACGGGCAACCCTCCTTACGATTTGCCGCCGGCTTGCGTCGGTTCCAAGGACAGGCTGAGCTTCTCCGGTGCGGGCTCTTCCTCCTCGTCGATCTCGCGCATCTCGATTTCCTGCTCGTCCTTAGTCAGGATCTTCACGTCGAGGGCCAAGGACTGCAGCTCCTTGATGAGCACCTTGAAGGATTCGGGCACGCCCGGCTCGGGGATGTTCTCGCCCTTGACGATGGCCTCGTAGGTCTTCACGCGGCCGACGCGGTCGTCCGACTTGACGGTGAGGATCTCCTGCAGGGTGTACGCCGCGCCGTACGCCTCGAGGGCCCACACCTCCATCTCCCCGAAGCGCTGGCCGCCGAACTGGGCTTTGCCGCCCAGCGGCTGCTGCGTGACGAGGGAGTACGGCCCCGTGGAGCGGGCGTGGATCTTGTCGTCAACCAGGTGGGCCAGCTTCAGCATGTAGATGACGCCGACGGTCACCCGGTTGTCGAAGGGTTCGCCGGTGCGGCCGTCGTACAGCACCGTCTTGCCGTCGCGTTCCAGCCCGGCCTCCTCCAGGGCATTCCAGACGTCTTCTTCGTTGGCCCCGTCGAAGACCGGCGTGGCCACGTGGATGCCGAGGGTTTTCGCCGCAATCCCGAGATGCGTCTCGAGGATCTGCCCGATGTTCATCCGCGACGGCACGCCCAGCGGATTGAGGACGATGTCCACCGGCGTCCCGTCAGGCAGGAAGGGCATGTCTTCCTCCGGCAGGATGCGGGCAATGACCCCCTTGTTTCCGTGACGCCCGGCCATCTTGTCGCCCTCGGAGATCTTCCGCTTCTGGGCCACGTAGACGCGCACGAGCTGGTTAACGCCCGGAGGCAGCTCGTCGCCGTTTTCGCGCGTGAACACCTTGACGTCGACGACGATGCCCGACCCGCCATGGGGCACGCGCAGCGACGTGTCGCGCACCTCGCGGGCCTTTTCGCCAAAGATGGCGTGGAGGAGCCGCTCCTCCGCCGTCAGCTCGGTGACCCCCTTCGGCGTTACCTTGCCAACGAGGATGTCCCCGTCCTTGATCTCCGCCCCGATGCGGATGATGCCCCGCTCGTCGAGGTTCTTCAGGGCGTCCTCACCGACGTTGGGGATGTCGCGCGTGATCTCCTCCGGCCCCAGCTTGGTGTCACGCGCCTCGCACTCGTACTCCTCGATGTGGATCGAGGTGTAGATGTCCTCCTTCACGAGGCGTTCGCTGAGCAGGATGGCGTCCTCGTAGTTGTACCCTTCCCACGGCATGAAGGCGACGAGGACGTTGCGGCCGAGGGCCAGCTCCCCTTTGTCCGTCGACGGCCCGTCGGCAATCACCTCGCCGGCCTGCACGCGGTCGCCCTTGCGCACGATGGGCCGCTGGTTGATGCACGTCCCCTGGTTGGAGCGCTCAAACTTTTGCAGGCGGTAGACGTCGAGGTCGCCCTTCACTTCCTTGCCGTCGATGACGGCCACGCGGCGCACCCAGATCTCGTCGGCCGTGACGCGCTCGACGATCCCGTCGTGCTTGGCGACGACCACCGCGCCGGAATC
This region of Calditerricola satsumensis genomic DNA includes:
- the rpoC gene encoding DNA-directed RNA polymerase subunit beta'; amino-acid sequence: MLDVNNFEYIKIGLASPEQIRSWSYGEVKKPETINYRTLKPEKDGLFCERIFGPTKDWECHCGKYRRVRYKGVICDRCGVEVTRSIVRRERMGHIELAAPVSHIWFLKGIPSRMGLVLDMSPRALEEVIYFASYVVTDPGDTPLEKKQLLSEKEYRAYREKYGNAFQAGMGAEAIKKLLAEIDLDKEIEKLKEELRTAQGQRRNRIIKRLEVLEAFRSSGNRPEWMILEVLPVIPPELRPMVQLDGGRFATSDLNDLYRRVINRNNRLKRLLELGAPDIIVQNEKRMLQEAVDALIDNGRRGRPVTGPGNRPLKSLSHMLKGKQGRFRQNLLGKRVDYSGRSVIVVGPQLKMYQCGLPKEMALELFKPFVMKELVAKGLAHNIKSAKRKVERVQPEVWDVLEEVIKEHPVLLNRAPTLHRLGIQAFEPVLVEGRAIKLHPLVCTAYNADFDGDQMAVHVPLSAEAQAEARILMLATNNILNPKDGKPVVTPTQDMVLGTYYLTIEKEGAKGEGKVFASADEAIHAYQMGHIALHAKIAVPAKGLKKAKETFTDRQWEALMVTTVGKIIFNEVFPPEFPFINTPTEENLKHGVPDEYFIYDKGVDVREFVKKIEDRGAIKKKFLGTIIHEVFRRFGTTKTAEILDKIKELGFAYSTKAGITIAISDIIVPEEKKALLAEAEQRVETVMRQYRRGLITEDERYDKVISIWSETKEKVTEALMASLDKFNSIYMMANSGARGSVAQITQLAGMRGLMANPSGRIIEVPIKSNFREGLTVLEFFISTHGARKGLADTALRTADSGYLTRRLVDVAQDVIVREEDCGTNRGFVVTDIRDGGEVIETLYNRIVGRYSFETIRHPETGEVIVRRNEMIDEEIAEKIVKAGIDRVVIRSVLNCRTPHGVCQKCYGRNLATGQPVEIGEAVGIIAAQSIGEPGTQLTMRTFHTGGVAGEDITQGLPRVQELFEARSPKGQATITEIDGEVVDIREVKDRREVEIRGEAETKVYNIPYGARLEVTKGQKVEAGDELTEGPVDPKEILKVKGLSAVQNYLLQEVQRVYRMQGVEINDKHIEVMIRQMLRKVRITDAGDTSLLPGSYVDVHEFEAANKKVFQEGGVPAVARPVLLGITKASLETESFLSAASFQETTRVLTDAAIKGKRDELLGLKENVIIGKLIPAGTGMARYRNVKIKTVADAQADAAQSETAANKEPVAAE